The following are encoded in a window of Bacteroidales bacterium genomic DNA:
- a CDS encoding galactose mutarotase — protein sequence MESMSFGSYDGQQVILFRMHGRDGFFIEILNLGIALHKVMVPDQKGNLTDVVLGFDTPESYAQDASYIGVICGRYANRISNASFRLGNHEYKVTPNSGKHCLHGGYKGFNRKIWEAHPEPGQEAVVFTYLSPDGEEGFPGNLKVAVRVSVTERNEIVFDYKAETDRMTVVNLTNHSYFNLTGAKENVVNHLLWINASSITETDSELIPTGRILPVTGTEFDFRKPVKVKREDFPFKGYDNNFILDEPGLSKPSAVVINPETGLALEMKTTEPAVQLYTANHFDGSQVGKKNVRYNQFWGLCLEAQHYPDSPNHPEFPSVVLQPGDTYKQTTIYRFYQVQ from the coding sequence ATGGAAAGCATGTCGTTTGGATCGTATGACGGACAACAGGTTATCCTGTTTCGTATGCATGGCAGGGATGGGTTTTTCATTGAGATTCTTAATCTTGGAATAGCCCTTCATAAGGTTATGGTGCCGGATCAGAAGGGAAACCTGACCGATGTTGTGCTTGGATTTGATACACCTGAATCCTATGCTCAGGATGCTTCATACATTGGAGTAATTTGCGGCCGGTATGCCAATCGGATCAGTAATGCCTCTTTCAGGCTGGGAAATCATGAGTACAAAGTTACTCCCAACAGCGGAAAGCATTGCCTGCACGGTGGTTATAAAGGATTTAACAGAAAAATATGGGAAGCACATCCTGAACCGGGTCAGGAGGCCGTCGTCTTTACATACCTTAGTCCGGATGGAGAAGAAGGCTTTCCCGGAAACCTGAAGGTGGCTGTGCGTGTGAGTGTTACGGAACGAAATGAGATTGTGTTCGATTATAAGGCAGAAACCGACAGGATGACGGTGGTTAATTTAACAAACCATTCTTATTTTAACCTTACCGGAGCTAAAGAAAATGTTGTCAACCATCTTTTATGGATAAACGCCTCGTCCATTACCGAAACCGATAGCGAGCTAATACCAACAGGCAGAATTCTGCCCGTGACCGGTACGGAATTTGACTTTAGAAAACCGGTAAAGGTGAAGCGGGAGGATTTTCCTTTCAAAGGATATGACAACAATTTCATTTTGGATGAACCTGGCTTGTCAAAGCCTTCGGCGGTAGTGATAAATCCCGAAACCGGCCTTGCTCTTGAAATGAAAACTACCGAACCTGCTGTTCAGCTATATACAGCCAATCACTTTGACGGATCACAGGTCGGAAAAAAGAATGTCCGGTACAATCAGTTCTGGGGACTTTGCCTTGAGGCCCAGCATTATCCCGATTCTCCCAATCATCCGGAATTTCCTTCTGTGGTGCTTCAGCCCGGAGATACCTATAAGCAGACAACAATTTATCGTTTTTATCAGGTGCAATAA
- a CDS encoding formylglycine-generating enzyme family protein, producing the protein MHRRILLFLVLVWLKYALLPAQPALTPVFDNVFPFRITEFRTSDNVRYTLKTPLPLFTCLLNGKNIDPSVVKSNLPPDLGIEYNHSLKFTLKSDSSGGLVYKTVLIIENISSDTVQISNVVPFGTASDRLYLTASGPPALARAKIFRPGCGPVDVTLPDNVWELGYSSIDLNGKTSAYGLARRTSGEEAVLRRYSTILAPGSSVEYTLFIEPFEGEWQNGLKKAFHDRYLFDVAQFDEALYKRADLQWVRSAYVATVQFAWDQRFYDSRTRKYTFYGFLEEGKKYFGGYDIYALWPTWPRLGLDQRNQWDLYADLPFGLPKLQELANYARQNGTRFFISYNPWDKSTRDGDQLAGMSYLIKSIGADGVVLDTRGSSSHELQAAADSVRDGVIMYSEGMAVPRDMQGILAGRVHDAIYYQPPLNLNKLIRPDFAIFRVCQLSEGHIRREIAISFFNGYGTEINTMAPGRPQWIGEEFLFLGKTTRILRENSQVFQQGNFTPLIASLRDSIYINRWENEDKTLFTIFSLIPGGHAGALFPVRNTEGTHFVSLWSHTELTPVRIGDQFYLPVPVLPFPKENLHTRLEGSIECVASFPRTIKIEWTGDSLYIRADRGNRLLIWKNEPSYQNTPDEYPAGQLHINFCEKYGHYQGRLIFQLFNNKELIDEMVYEFPQGWIRKINRLSPTEPVSACPNDMVEIPAGKFLYTAWHDESFIPYPPEPDSVWIDMNRFFMDRYPVTNKQFYQFIQETGYRPADTTGYLRHWTNGMYPRGMENHPVVWVSMEDARAYARWAGKRLPTEHEWQYAAQGTDGRAWPWGNEFHATKCNSAFGVTTPVDAFPKGKSPFKVEDLVGNVWQMTEDEYDNGSYLFSVIRGGSYFRPDASEWYIKGGPQPVNKRQILIRVAPGFDRSATVGFRCVKDALPLPAGTTRNP; encoded by the coding sequence ATGCACAGAAGAATTTTGCTTTTTCTGGTGTTGGTTTGGCTGAAATATGCTTTATTGCCGGCGCAACCCGCCCTCACTCCGGTTTTTGATAATGTTTTTCCTTTCCGGATAACTGAATTCAGAACCTCTGACAACGTGCGGTATACGTTAAAAACGCCCCTGCCGTTATTTACCTGCCTGCTCAATGGCAAAAACATCGATCCTTCAGTGGTAAAAAGCAATCTGCCTCCTGATCTGGGCATAGAATACAACCACAGTCTGAAATTTACCCTGAAATCTGATTCTTCCGGAGGGTTGGTATACAAAACTGTTCTGATCATAGAAAATATTTCATCAGACACAGTTCAGATTTCCAATGTAGTACCTTTCGGAACGGCTTCTGACAGGCTGTATCTTACAGCATCCGGACCTCCGGCTCTGGCCCGGGCCAAAATATTCCGTCCGGGATGCGGACCGGTCGATGTTACCCTTCCTGACAATGTCTGGGAATTAGGATATTCCTCCATTGATCTGAACGGAAAAACCTCTGCCTATGGTCTTGCCCGAAGAACTTCCGGAGAGGAAGCTGTCCTGCGCCGGTATTCCACTATCCTGGCGCCGGGTTCTTCCGTCGAATACACCCTGTTTATTGAGCCTTTTGAAGGAGAATGGCAAAATGGCCTTAAAAAAGCATTTCATGACCGCTATCTTTTTGATGTGGCGCAGTTTGATGAGGCTCTTTATAAACGGGCAGATCTTCAGTGGGTTCGTTCAGCCTATGTTGCTACGGTTCAGTTTGCCTGGGACCAGCGTTTTTATGATTCCCGGACCAGAAAGTATACGTTTTATGGATTTCTCGAAGAAGGCAAGAAGTATTTCGGAGGGTATGATATTTATGCTCTCTGGCCTACCTGGCCGCGGCTCGGACTGGACCAGAGAAATCAGTGGGATCTTTATGCTGATTTGCCGTTCGGGTTGCCTAAATTGCAGGAACTGGCAAATTATGCAAGGCAAAATGGCACCCGTTTTTTTATTTCATATAATCCCTGGGATAAAAGCACCCGCGATGGTGATCAGCTCGCGGGAATGTCGTACCTGATTAAATCAATTGGAGCCGACGGGGTGGTGCTGGACACCAGGGGAAGTTCAAGCCATGAACTGCAGGCTGCCGCCGACAGTGTGCGTGACGGCGTTATTATGTACAGCGAAGGAATGGCTGTGCCAAGGGATATGCAGGGAATTCTTGCGGGAAGAGTGCACGATGCCATCTATTATCAGCCGCCACTGAACCTGAACAAGCTCATCAGACCTGACTTTGCGATCTTTCGGGTATGCCAGCTCAGCGAAGGACACATCCGTCGCGAAATAGCCATTTCTTTCTTTAACGGATACGGAACCGAAATCAACACCATGGCCCCCGGACGTCCGCAATGGATAGGGGAGGAGTTTCTTTTTCTGGGAAAAACTACCCGCATACTGCGCGAAAACAGCCAGGTCTTTCAGCAGGGAAACTTCACTCCCCTTATCGCATCCCTGAGAGACAGCATTTACATTAACCGCTGGGAAAACGAGGATAAAACCTTGTTCACCATCTTTTCATTGATCCCCGGAGGACACGCTGGCGCACTTTTTCCGGTAAGGAATACCGAAGGCACTCACTTTGTCAGCCTGTGGAGTCATACGGAACTGACACCTGTCCGTATTGGCGATCAGTTTTACCTGCCGGTGCCGGTTCTTCCTTTCCCCAAAGAAAATCTTCATACCCGCCTCGAAGGAAGTATTGAATGTGTGGCCTCTTTTCCGCGTACCATAAAAATAGAATGGACGGGAGATTCTCTTTACATTAGGGCAGACCGGGGTAACCGGCTTCTGATCTGGAAAAATGAGCCTTCCTATCAGAATACTCCGGATGAATACCCTGCCGGCCAGTTACACATCAATTTCTGTGAAAAGTACGGGCATTACCAGGGAAGGTTAATTTTCCAGCTTTTCAACAACAAGGAACTTATTGATGAAATGGTGTATGAATTTCCTCAGGGATGGATTCGGAAAATTAACCGGCTTTCACCAACTGAGCCTGTTTCTGCCTGTCCGAACGACATGGTTGAGATACCTGCCGGAAAATTTCTTTATACAGCATGGCATGACGAGTCATTCATTCCGTATCCGCCGGAACCTGATAGCGTATGGATCGATATGAACCGCTTTTTCATGGATCGGTACCCTGTAACCAATAAGCAGTTTTACCAGTTCATTCAGGAAACAGGCTACCGTCCTGCCGACACAACCGGCTACCTCCGGCACTGGACAAACGGAATGTATCCAAGAGGGATGGAAAATCATCCTGTTGTATGGGTTAGTATGGAGGATGCCAGGGCCTATGCCAGATGGGCAGGAAAACGTCTGCCGACCGAACATGAATGGCAGTATGCTGCCCAGGGAACCGACGGAAGAGCCTGGCCATGGGGGAATGAATTTCACGCCACCAAATGCAACAGCGCCTTTGGCGTAACTACACCGGTTGACGCTTTCCCGAAAGGTAAATCTCCTTTCAAGGTCGAGGATCTGGTGGGCAATGTATGGCAGATGACAGAGGATGAATATGATAACGGATCCTATCTTTTTTCTGTCATCAGGGGCGGTTCTTATTTCCGGCCCGATGCAAGCGAATGGTATATTAAGGGTGGTCCGCAGCCGGTGAACAAGCGACAGATCCTCATCAGGGTGGCTCCG